Proteins from a genomic interval of Paenibacillus lentus:
- a CDS encoding LysR family transcriptional regulator: MTLQQLKYVIEVATRGSMNEAAKRLFISQPSLSNAIKDLEEKLQITIFERTNKGIVLTKDGAEFLSYARQVVEQAALLESRYLNVKPAPQHFSVSAQHYAFAVSAFVELVNAYGHDEYELALRETKTYEVIEDVKHMYSEIGILYLNEFNAKVINRLLDDAGLQFTSLFVARPHIFISARNPLAKQSIVTIGQLDDYPFLCFDQGEFNSFHFSEEILSTLSHKKMIRVNDRATLFNLLIGLNGYTISTGVLSADLNGRDIIPVPLDCDETINVGWISHRNMPLTKLGAAYVEALKESVAKDYG, encoded by the coding sequence ATGACGCTTCAGCAGTTAAAGTATGTGATAGAAGTAGCGACCCGCGGTTCGATGAACGAAGCTGCGAAGCGCTTGTTCATATCGCAGCCCAGTTTGTCCAATGCGATCAAGGATTTGGAGGAAAAGCTGCAAATCACCATTTTTGAACGGACGAATAAAGGCATTGTGCTCACGAAGGATGGTGCGGAATTTTTGAGCTATGCCCGGCAGGTTGTAGAGCAGGCTGCGCTGCTGGAGAGCCGCTATTTGAACGTGAAGCCGGCTCCCCAGCATTTTTCCGTATCAGCTCAGCATTATGCTTTTGCGGTTAGTGCTTTTGTAGAGCTTGTAAATGCATATGGACATGACGAATACGAGCTGGCGCTGCGAGAGACGAAAACCTACGAAGTCATTGAAGACGTTAAGCATATGTACAGTGAAATCGGCATTTTGTATTTGAACGAATTCAATGCTAAGGTTATTAACAGGCTGCTTGATGATGCCGGGCTGCAGTTTACCAGCTTGTTTGTGGCGCGGCCACATATTTTTATCAGTGCGCGAAATCCTTTGGCGAAGCAGTCGATCGTAACGATCGGTCAGCTTGACGATTATCCGTTCCTTTGTTTTGACCAGGGTGAGTTCAACTCGTTCCACTTCTCGGAGGAAATTCTGAGTACGCTGTCGCATAAGAAGATGATTCGTGTAAACGACCGGGCAACGTTGTTCAATTTACTGATCGGTCTTAACGGATATACAATATCTACAGGCGTGCTCAGCGCCGATTTGAACGGACGCGACATCATTCCCGTTCCTCTGGACTGTGACGAGACGATTAATGTCGGGTGGATCTCACATCGGAATATGCCGCTTACGAAGCTAGGTGCTGCTTATGTTGAGGCGCTCAAGGAATCCGTGGCCAAGGATTATGGTTGA
- a CDS encoding carbamate kinase family protein has translation MGELVVVAIGGNSLVKGNEDNTIQDQYEAVCKIAANIADMVEEGCEVVVTHGNGPQVGFTLRRGEIAEKVAGMPSVPLVNCVADTQGGIGYQIQQALTNEFIRRGMKQKVATVITQVEVSSDDPNFKNPSKPVGAFFTLEQAKKLEKEHPDWVFVEDSGRGYRRVVPSPQPIDILEKDAIKSLIGAGYVVIAVGGGGIPVVKRADQTYEGIDAVIDKDLATSLLAEQIQAETLVITTGVPKVFIHFGKPNQKALDVITVAETRQYVLEDHFPQGSMLPKIKASLRFLEQSGSRVIITNSESLKAAIQHKAGTHIIHGMI, from the coding sequence GTGGGAGAATTGGTGGTAGTAGCAATTGGCGGGAATTCGCTTGTTAAAGGTAATGAGGATAATACAATACAGGATCAATATGAGGCGGTATGCAAAATTGCCGCCAACATTGCCGATATGGTTGAAGAAGGCTGCGAAGTCGTCGTAACGCATGGTAACGGTCCACAGGTTGGTTTTACGCTTCGCCGCGGGGAAATTGCCGAGAAGGTGGCAGGTATGCCTAGCGTTCCGCTGGTCAACTGCGTAGCGGATACCCAAGGTGGTATCGGCTATCAAATTCAGCAGGCGCTCACGAATGAATTCATTCGCCGTGGTATGAAGCAAAAGGTGGCTACCGTGATTACACAAGTTGAAGTCAGCAGTGACGATCCAAATTTCAAGAACCCGAGTAAGCCGGTAGGCGCCTTCTTCACTTTGGAGCAAGCTAAGAAGCTCGAGAAGGAACATCCGGACTGGGTATTCGTAGAAGACTCCGGCCGGGGCTACAGACGTGTCGTGCCTTCGCCGCAGCCGATTGATATTCTTGAGAAGGATGCGATTAAATCATTAATTGGCGCGGGTTATGTAGTTATCGCTGTAGGCGGAGGAGGGATTCCCGTTGTCAAGAGAGCGGATCAAACCTACGAAGGCATCGATGCTGTGATCGATAAGGATCTGGCGACGAGTTTACTGGCCGAACAGATTCAAGCCGAGACTTTGGTCATTACGACTGGTGTACCCAAAGTATTCATCCATTTTGGCAAACCGAACCAGAAAGCACTGGATGTAATTACGGTGGCGGAAACGAGGCAATATGTGCTCGAAGATCATTTCCCTCAAGGTAGTATGCTGCCAAAGATCAAAGCTAGCTTAAGGTTCTTGGAGCAAAGCGGATCCAGAGTCATCATCACCAATTCGGAAAGCTTGAAGGCTGCCATCCAACACAAGGCAGGGACGCATATCATTCATGGTATGATTTGA
- a CDS encoding MurR/RpiR family transcriptional regulator translates to MRPISIFTSIHSKYNNLTNTEKKVADYVLENAKSVVYMSITDLADACHVGESSIFRFCKSLSYKGYQEFKIALAHSITVDNEIPQLTDQVLMDDTIDQVASKVLASNISALNETFNLLNSEKIDQAIDYLLGAERIMFFGVGSSMITAMEAKVKFMRITNKAECTFDSHLQMMSAALMTERDVAVIISYSGSTKDNIEVAKKAKERGATVISITRFVKSPLTSYSDLTLLCGANEGPLQGGSLSAKISQLYLLDVLYAEYFKRSKDESIVNKESTAAAVSEKLL, encoded by the coding sequence TTGCGTCCAATAAGTATTTTTACATCAATTCACTCGAAATATAACAACCTGACGAACACGGAGAAGAAGGTCGCGGACTATGTACTGGAGAACGCTAAAAGTGTAGTTTATATGTCGATTACGGATCTGGCCGATGCTTGCCATGTTGGGGAGTCAAGTATTTTCCGATTCTGCAAATCGCTTAGCTATAAAGGCTATCAGGAATTCAAAATCGCCTTGGCCCACAGTATTACGGTAGATAATGAGATTCCGCAGTTGACCGATCAGGTGCTCATGGATGATACAATTGACCAGGTCGCTTCGAAAGTATTGGCATCCAACATTAGTGCGTTGAATGAAACCTTCAATTTATTGAACAGCGAGAAGATCGATCAAGCTATCGATTATTTGCTTGGGGCTGAACGGATTATGTTCTTCGGTGTCGGCTCATCCATGATTACTGCGATGGAGGCGAAGGTGAAATTCATGCGAATAACGAACAAGGCGGAATGCACCTTCGATTCGCATCTTCAGATGATGTCGGCGGCTTTAATGACTGAGCGGGATGTTGCGGTTATTATCTCATATTCGGGCTCGACGAAGGACAATATTGAAGTGGCCAAAAAAGCGAAGGAGCGCGGCGCAACGGTTATTTCGATTACGCGATTCGTTAAATCGCCGTTGACTTCTTATTCCGATCTTACGCTGCTTTGCGGAGCTAATGAAGGCCCATTGCAAGGCGGCTCCTTATCGGCAAAAATTTCTCAGCTCTACCTGCTTGATGTGCTGTATGCTGAGTATTTTAAACGATCGAAGGATGAGTCGATCGTCAACAAAGAGAGTACGGCTGCAGCAGTAAGTGAGAAACTGTTATAA
- a CDS encoding ROK family protein, with protein MRILAADIGGTNTKICITDEQGNLGQFQEYATESRQGGPHVMARLIEKIAEYGEFDAIAISTAGQVHSEAGFIVFANENIPDYTGMRVKDMLEERFDKPVKVENDVNAAALGEACFGAARHFNDFLCLTYGTGIGGAIVIDRQIYRGANGVAAEFGHIVTHASAGLQLENRPRFYEKYASTTALVQMAGQIDPACTNGRILFEKIKQGNKGLEQVLHAWVDEVAFGLTSIIHIFNPSAIIVGGGVMEQDDLVRLVEARTKAFVMPSYRDVKIMKASLGNKAGVLGAASLFLQ; from the coding sequence ATGAGAATATTAGCCGCAGATATTGGCGGAACGAATACAAAGATATGCATTACTGACGAGCAGGGAAATTTGGGACAGTTCCAAGAGTATGCTACGGAGAGCCGCCAGGGCGGCCCTCATGTTATGGCTAGGTTAATAGAAAAGATCGCAGAATATGGCGAATTTGACGCCATTGCGATCAGTACAGCGGGACAAGTTCATTCAGAAGCAGGATTTATCGTCTTCGCTAACGAAAATATACCTGATTACACCGGTATGAGAGTGAAGGATATGCTTGAAGAGCGATTCGATAAACCCGTTAAAGTTGAAAATGATGTGAATGCGGCTGCTCTAGGCGAGGCATGCTTCGGCGCAGCTCGGCACTTCAATGATTTCTTATGCCTGACATACGGAACCGGGATTGGCGGAGCCATTGTGATAGATCGGCAAATTTATCGGGGAGCCAACGGCGTGGCGGCTGAATTTGGCCATATAGTGACTCATGCGTCGGCAGGTTTGCAGTTAGAGAATAGGCCGCGTTTTTATGAAAAATACGCCTCTACGACGGCATTGGTACAAATGGCTGGACAGATCGATCCAGCTTGTACAAATGGCAGAATATTATTTGAGAAAATCAAACAGGGCAACAAGGGTCTTGAACAGGTGTTACATGCATGGGTGGATGAAGTCGCCTTCGGCTTAACCTCTATCATTCATATCTTTAATCCCTCGGCTATTATCGTTGGGGGTGGCGTAATGGAGCAGGATGATTTAGTCCGGCTTGTAGAAGCAAGAACAAAGGCATTCGTTATGCCTAGCTATCGTGATGTGAAAATTATGAAGGCCTCCCTAGGGAATAAAGCAGGTGTTCTTGGAGCAGCATCATTATTTTTACAGTAG
- a CDS encoding N-acetylmannosamine-6-phosphate 2-epimerase gives MKTDHEVLKEIHRNLIVSCQALPEEPLHSSFIMGRMAYAAFLGGAAGIRANSVEDIREIKRAVNLPIIGIIKQVYEGSDVFITPTLKEVDALCHEGVDIIAMDATDRVRPDGTTISELFPRIRDKYKDQLFMADCSTYEEGVLAEELGFDLVGTTLSGYTAATKGKALPDFELVERLVKHLSVPVISEGGISTPEELKKMYDLGVYSAVVGSAITRPMEITKRFMKAVRE, from the coding sequence ATGAAGACAGATCATGAAGTACTAAAAGAGATTCATCGAAATTTAATTGTGTCCTGCCAAGCGCTGCCCGAGGAGCCGCTCCATAGTTCTTTCATTATGGGAAGAATGGCATACGCCGCTTTTTTAGGTGGAGCCGCCGGTATTCGCGCTAATAGCGTCGAAGATATTCGAGAGATTAAGAGAGCCGTTAATTTGCCGATCATCGGTATTATCAAGCAAGTGTATGAAGGCTCAGATGTGTTCATTACACCGACATTAAAAGAGGTAGATGCTCTATGCCATGAAGGCGTAGATATTATCGCGATGGATGCGACCGACCGGGTTCGGCCCGATGGAACGACGATTTCAGAGTTGTTCCCGCGGATTAGAGATAAGTATAAAGATCAGCTATTTATGGCTGATTGTTCTACGTATGAAGAAGGAGTTCTCGCTGAGGAACTTGGCTTTGATCTTGTAGGAACGACCTTGAGTGGATATACGGCAGCTACGAAAGGAAAGGCATTGCCCGATTTTGAATTAGTAGAGCGGCTGGTTAAACATCTATCGGTTCCAGTTATTTCTGAAGGCGGAATTTCTACACCGGAGGAATTGAAAAAGATGTATGACCTGGGCGTATATTCGGCAGTTGTTGGCTCGGCTATTACGCGGCCGATGGAGATTACCAAAAGGTTCATGAAGGCTGTGAGAGAATGA
- a CDS encoding carbohydrate ABC transporter permease, whose protein sequence is MSQIKNQKKMEKFDIVSNVIITLFALLNLFPLYWLVTSSLKNSSDVVKMPPDWWPKSFTFSNYVDIFQSQPALRWTFNSIFVSGATTVLVIVIGSMAAYAFSKINFKFRNIIYVIFVSSLMIPKEIMIVPLFRIVQNFDMVNAYGGMIWPNVAGAFGVFLLKGFFDTTPNALREAARIDGASEWRTFTRIMLPIVKPGIGALFILNFVQVWNDYLWQLVVGQEKLMKTLMVGTATLMQDLNPNFAYKMAGATVAAIPMLIIFILFQRYFTSGITAGAVKE, encoded by the coding sequence ATGTCACAAATCAAGAACCAGAAAAAAATGGAGAAATTCGATATCGTATCTAACGTAATCATTACCCTCTTCGCTCTTTTAAACCTATTTCCACTATATTGGTTAGTTACGAGTTCTCTGAAAAACAGCTCGGATGTTGTAAAGATGCCGCCGGATTGGTGGCCTAAGTCGTTCACATTCTCCAATTATGTTGATATATTTCAAAGCCAGCCGGCTTTACGCTGGACGTTCAATAGTATTTTCGTTTCGGGTGCTACGACCGTCCTAGTTATTGTAATAGGATCAATGGCTGCCTACGCGTTTTCGAAAATCAATTTTAAATTCCGTAATATCATTTATGTTATTTTCGTCTCAAGCTTAATGATCCCGAAGGAAATCATGATCGTGCCACTATTCCGTATCGTACAGAACTTTGATATGGTTAATGCCTACGGTGGGATGATCTGGCCGAACGTTGCCGGAGCATTTGGAGTATTTCTATTAAAAGGATTCTTTGATACGACACCTAACGCTTTGAGAGAAGCTGCGCGAATCGATGGGGCCAGCGAGTGGCGGACGTTTACGAGAATTATGCTGCCGATCGTTAAACCAGGTATCGGTGCATTGTTTATCCTTAATTTTGTTCAGGTCTGGAACGATTACTTGTGGCAGCTCGTGGTTGGTCAAGAGAAGTTGATGAAAACACTGATGGTCGGTACTGCAACATTAATGCAGGACTTGAATCCAAACTTTGCTTATAAAATGGCTGGAGCGACCGTAGCGGCCATTCCAATGCTGATCATTTTCATATTATTCCAACGTTATTTTACTTCTGGTATAACAGCTGGCGCAGTAAAAGAGTAA